The Plasmodium vivax chromosome 12, whole genome shotgun sequence genomic interval TGTGGTATAATAACGTATCatgtttttttccaccccgcAATTATCTTctcttttcgttttattttatttttttttccctaaatGGCCAAACAGTAATGTAATGGTTCCACGTGTTCAActgtgtttttctttttttccatacccatatttttccttccaaaaggtaacttaaaaaaaaaaaaaatttcccacGAGTTAATTTCCCAAACACAAAAGGATAGCTACCTCTCCGCCTTctgtttggaaaaaaaaaaaaaaaagtacttaTACGTATATACTCTTCCgtgtggaaataaaaatatactagcgaaagggagggaagccctctttccattttggcatCAACGTGTATCAGTGACTAGCCAACTGTGTGCTCTGAAGAATGAGCAGGGGATATACAAAGAAATTACCCacttgtagaaaaaaaaaaaaaaaaaaaatggaaaataaaatgatactTTTGTGTATGCCATATGGTGATTATCGGAATGGCTAGCCGTGGAATACCTTCCCTGCGTCGCACCCACATTGTGTAGGAAGCACGGATATGCGAGCAAACAGTTCGCACGGGCTGATGCTACATTGGTCATCCACTCGGAAACGCTGTTAACCATTGGGAGGGAGGAACTTCAAATGACGTGCGGAAAAAGAAGTCCGTACAGGTGGGTACACAAATGGAAGGGTAATCACCtcaatgggggaaaaaacattcCGAGGTGGCCCCTACAGTTGCATCCCCGTTTTAATAACACCCCATCATGGGGGTAGTTCTTCCTAACGTGATAATGTATAGCTCTATTGAAACCCCCCAGCGAGGCACATACTGTCTGTTCGGTGCCCCCTTAACAGAGTAGAACCCACGTGTGCAAAGTTAATCTGTGCATGTGGCCGAAAAAGGGACACTCGCTGGGCAGTCGTATCATATTCCCCAATGCgcagaagaaaatgaagttGTTCCTGGGGGGGTGACGCCGAGAGGGGAAGTTCATAGGTTCACACATAGGTACATTATTATGGGGACCCTCATCAGGCGTTAGGTCCCCATGCGCTCAACGAGTGTAGCAAGGAAAATAAAGCACCCATCCTCGTGTGTCTTAAATTCGACGCGTTAAAAGTGCCAATTCACACGATAACGTAGCAAACGGGGAGCTACCCCTTGTGGGCTCACGATTGTTAACGGGGGCCTAGTCGCTACAAAAAAGTTCTGCCTCCCTGGTTGGCAGGGTAGCGGGACCACATAACTGAGTGTGCCTCGCTTAAGAGGAACATCTCACGGGTAGTCAACCCGTTTGGTGAATCGTATAAGGGGCTGCATCTGCCCATTTGTATTCCTGTCTCCTCCCTGGTGATGCAATAGTGGGTACAAATTAGAGGTTGTAAAGGGGCATGCCCCGCTTAGGGGAACTAACCTAGTGAAGCAGATGCGTATGCCCCGTTAGCGCCCCTTCAAAACAGTTttatgaacttttttttttttttttctattttgagGAAAACTGGTTAACATGGGAGTGACATATGGGATGTTCTCTTTCTTGCTGTGAGGGACCCCTCCAAAGTGAAAGTGACAATCTGGGTCTTTACAAATTGCGGGACGAAGCGGGGTCGTTCCTCCGAGTACGTCGGGTGGAAGTTCCCCTGCGGCTTCACCTCTCGTTTGTTGAGCGCAAGCGTATGCACAGGTGTGTGCAAACATTTGTGGGTGCGCTTTTGTGGGTGCGCTTTTGTGGGTGCGCTTTTGTGGGTGCGCTTTTGTGGGTACACATTTACGCGTATGTATCCCCCTGGGTTGGTCAATTCAACCCTAGGCAGCCCACTTTACGGCGATACAAACGCACTTGCCAGGCTCCACCTCCTGCAAGAGTACCATTCAGGTGAGCCTCTCCAGCAGATACGCCCCGACGCGGTGGTGGGTATGTATCCTCACGTggcggagaaaaaaaaaaaaaaaaaaaaataataaataaataataaataaaaaaaaagcatatgtAACCCATGCGAGGTATCTTTTTACCCTGGGGTTCTTCACCTTCCTGGCTGAGATACTGCCTCGCATTATGTGCCCCCTCCCCAGCGGATCACTGCACATTGGGGGTGAAAATGTGTCACTAGCGGGGGTAAGCGGTCCCAAGCGGTCGTCTTATGTTTGCTCAGTTTGCCCCACAGCGGGAATACTAGAAGAGGGCCAAACAAAAGGTGGTTTCTTCCTGCTTCTTCGCACCTtcgaagagggaaaaaaaaaaaataaaataaaacaataaaatgaaataataaaatgaagttaTTTCCACACATCTTATATATCTCTATCCTCTGTGGCGTAATCACCGTGGTAAACCGTTTCCACCCCCCACTTGTGCACCTGCTTCATGACTTAACAATTCTCCGTGCGTTTAGAAGCAGCGCCAGTCCGTCCGAGTGGGACGAGCGAATTGAGTGGCCCGAATTTAACCCCGCACATTTGTTCCACCTGTtgtttttgaaaaattggcTGACCGTACCGCGGTGGAAGGCGTCATCCCCATTTAGTGATACCCCAGAGGAAGAAGGCGGGGAAGGGGTTGCAACTCTTTTCAATAAGGtggccccccttttggggaacATTGCTGCTGTGTGGGGGACTCTACAGAAAAGTTGTTTCCACCCTCGTTGGGGATTTCCACCCAACGCAGAGTTGCTTCCCCAGGGTGCCCGCACAAAGGTGTCCGCATTTGTTAAGAAAATCTGCAAGTATGTCTGTTTAGCGGTGAAGGGGCCGACCGGTTGGGGGATGTCACCTTTGCCGTTGGGGGGGCTGTTCGGTGTGACCTTTGCCCAGGCGAGGGGGATGGAGGAGCTCCCACGGGAGTCGGGGGCGCACCCCGCAGGAATGAagcgaggggggaagcacggCCATTCCCCAAGTGAAGGGTCCCCTATTGGGaattccccctttggagagCCCCCCCGCGAGGGACCCGCCAAGCGGCGCGACCTGCTGAACGACAAGTACCTACTGACGAAGAAGATAAAGGACGTGTTCCGCAAAACGAGGGGGAGCAGCCTCCACGAACTGGATGTCATCTTCATGCCGCGTGCGGCACTGGAGCAGGGGGTAGCAGCCGACCAGACATGCACAAACTGCATGGTAAACGCGGATCACTCGCTCTACGCCTTACGGTTGCGAAGTGACAAATTTGGGGAAGGACCCACCAAATCGATTTATGGGTCCAACCCATCAGAGGTGCAAATTTACTACCACTATGATTACGAGCAGAAGGAGTACATAGGGGATATTACCTCCAGTGAAGTGGATAGAGGCGaaattggaaaaagaaaaccgcCGAGCGAAGGGAAGTTCTCCCCTCGGATGGCGTGGCTAAAGGGGACGTACAAAATGATCGATTTTGCCAAGCGGTTATTCCTCAGCCATGTGGAGAAAACGGACTCTGAGCTGAGGAGGGGCCTAAGGAGATACGAGGCGAAAAAGCTAAACTACAcggtgagggaaaaaatgggaagcggAGCATTTGGGGAAATCTGGTACgcaataaatatgaataaggAGTCCCCCTTTAAAGATGTGGTGTTAAAGAAGATTCTAATTCTTCAGAATGAAGAAGCATCGGAGGCGAGTGCAAAGAGGGAAATCTACTTTGGAGAGCTTCTTAAAAATTGCCCAAATGTAAGTCGCTTTATTGAGTTCTTTACAGAATATGAAAGGACAGATGATGGGAAAGAGGAACAGAAGTATGTGTGGCTGGTTTTTGCAAATGAGGGGTACTCGCTAGCCAATCACCTATTCCACGTAGACaaaaacaaaggggggatGTTAACCCCCAGTAAGTTATGGTGGAGCATCAAGAAGCAAAGCATTGGCATGCGGGTACTAAGAGATTTAATGCaccaaattttaaaaggagtTAACAACGCACATAAGATGGGGATCACTCATAGggatttaaaaatggaaaacattTTCGTTTCGCCAAGCACCCCCTTCACCGTTCGTATTGGTGACTGGGGTAGTGCAGTACAGTATAACAGTGacgattttttatttcccccttcggaaaatgaagagacaGAAGGGTACCAACCACCGGAGTCCCTTTTTGGGCAcatgaaaagaaattttaatcGCCTGCCTTACTACGACATGTGGGGCATAGGCATCGTATTTCTGCAGTTCGTCTTGGGCACCAAAAATCCTCTcgaagttaaaaataaaaggaatgAAATGAAGCTGCATAATTTCTACGCCAAGCATGCAACCCCGGAGGCATTAAAAGAGGCGATCTTTTTGCAAAGCCTTTCCGAGTTGTGTTTAATGCCCTGGAGCTTACCTTCAAACAGAATGGTTTCTctcaaacgggggaagaCACTACCCCATTCCTCCATTTATAAGAACAACACCATTTTGAATGCTCTACACtattttctctccttcaATTTGGTTCATTTGAAGAACCACACGTTGAGCAACTGGCGGAGGAGGTACCTTGCCAGCACGTATAACTCGTTGGTCCCCTTCTTCCCCGATGCCTCTCCCCTTTGTGAAGACGCCAACTGTCTGCATTTGAGCGACTCCCGTTTGGTGACCTCTCCCAGGTTGGGTGGCCACTCCGGGAAAGCTCCCCACGAGGATGTCACCGGCGCAGATTTGCACCGCCGCGAGGGGCCCACCTGTGCGGACTGCGCTAGTAGCGCGGAGATGCGCAAAGGCGCGCCGATAAGCACAGCCGCTCCAGTAAGCACAGCCGCCCAGATGAACCAACTGATGTACCAACACTCGCGCGCGCACGCGCCGCTTGCTCCCCCGTGTGACGACGAGCAGTTCCAGCGGATCCTGCAGGAGAGAGACCCCTCGGGCGTGGGGCTGCCCAACGCAAACGCGAGAAATCTGCTCCGGCGTCTGCTCACCTTTGACTACGCCACGCGCATTACCGCCGAGGAGGCCCTCAACCATCCCTGGTTCGCAGAGCCATAGAGGGGCCCACAGGGTTGagcggcattttttttttcactccaccccttttgcatcccccgtttgttccttcttttttttttttttgtgacacGCCTCCCGGGAAGAGCTCCCCCTTCAGCGTAGACTGCAACTGATCGGATGCAACCGACCGGCTGCACGAccatatgcacacatttaTGCCCCACGTGAGTgcgcctcccttttttggggggagactCCACTCGTTGACTTTTTAAATGGACAAATTGgaaactataaaaaaagtaaaattagcTACCTGTGTTTGTGTAATCGGTTGGGCGGCAATCgagcgaattttttttttttttttttttttttgccaacccCCCCGGATGGTGTATCTACATGTGGGCACTGTTAAGGTGATAATGGCGGTACAGCTCAGGCACATGGGGGGGTGCACCCCCGAAGTGCATATTGTCTACCTCTTTTCTCTGCGAAATTgctaatttattaaaaaatgaagtgagAAAAGGTAAAACATGGCAATTGTGGAAGCAGTTGCGAAAGCAGTTGCGGAAGCGGCTGCGGAGGTGACCATCGCACGTGTGCATAAAAAAGCGACACTCTTGTGAGCtcgaaggggaagggggcAAAATAGTTCCACGTTCGCCAAGCAGCTCAGCCGCTAATCAGTCCAACCGCTAATCAGTCCAACCGCTAACCAGCTGAACCGTCTAAttgtttgtttcttttttttcgtgtggCAAGTCAACTGCCCCGTCTGACTTCCAAACATTGGGTCGTTCCTTCCGCCACTTTCCCGAAATGAATCTCCTTACCCTTTTGAGTTGCCTCTTCTGCCTAGGCGTGCAAAAATACTCACATGCGTACGCCCCGTTCAGCGGCCAAAGAGTCCCCTTTACGTTTTCGGGGGACGTCAGTTTGGGTgacccaaaagggggggggaacacaGGCAACATAGGAAATATAGGCAACATAGGGAGCCAACCGCCAAGTGGAAAAGACAAAGGGGATCATCTTCAAAATTATGAATCTCACacgaaggaggaaaacaacAGGGAGGACCTCTCCAACG includes:
- a CDS encoding protein kinase, putative (encoded by transcript PVX_082880A; Apicoplast targeted protein. Curated by Stuart Ralph, Walter and Eliza Hall Institute of Medical Research, Australia.), whose product is MVNADHSLYALRLRSDKFGEGPTKSIYGSNPSEVQIYYHYDYEQKEYIGDITSSEVDRGEIGKRKPPSEGKFSPRMAWLKGTYKMIDFAKRLFLSHVEKTDSELRRGLRRYEAKKLNYTVREKMGSGAFGEIWYAINMNKESPFKDVVLKKILILQNEEASEASAKREIYFGELLKNCPNVSRFIEFFTEYERTDDGKEEQKYVWLVFANEGYSLANHLFHVDKNKGGMLTPSKLWWSIKKQSIGMRVLRDLMHQILKGVNNAHKMGITHRDLKMENIFVSPSTPFTVRIGDWGSAVQYNSDDFLFPPSENEETEGYQPPESLFGHMKRNFNRLPYYDMWGIGIVFLQFVLGTKNPLEVKNKRNEMKLHNFYAKHATPEALKEAIFLQSLSELCLMPWSLPSNRMVSLKRGKTLPHSSIYKNNTILNALHYFLSFNLVHLKNHTLSNWRRRYLASTYNSLVPFFPDASPLCEDANCLHLSDSRLVTSPRLGGHSGKAPHEDVTGADLHRREGPTCADCASSAEMRKGAPISTAAPVSTAAQMNQLMYQHSRAHAPLAPPCDDEQFQRILQERDPSGVGLPNANARNLLRRLLTFDYATRITAEEALNHPWFAEP